DNA sequence from the Sphingomonas bisphenolicum genome:
CCTGCGGATGGCGCTCCGCCGTCAGCACCCTGGCGATCTTGAACCCGCCGAGCTTTTCGGCCGGATTCTCGACGCCCTCGACCTCCAGCCCGATGGCGTTCAGCGTCTTGAGGATCGTCGCCAGGTCGGCATCGGTGTTGAGATGCGTCTTGAGCCAGCTCAGGGTGAATTTCATGCGCCCACTCCTCCGCTCAGCGTGGGCACGTCGAGTGCCGAGAAGCCATAATGTTTCAGCCAGCGCAGATCGCCGTCGAAGAAGGCCCGCAAGTCGTTCATCCCATATTTGAGCATGGCGAGGCGATCGACCCCGGTGCCGAAGGCGAAGCCCTGCCATTCGTCCGGGTCCAGTCCGCACGCCTCGATCACGCGGCGGTTGACCATGCCGCTGCCCAGCACTTCCAGCCAGCCGCCGCCCGCCGCATCGCCATCGCCGCCGATGACGCGCTGGCCATTGGTCAGCGTATAGCCGACATCGACCTCGACCGACGGTTCGGTGAAGGGAAAATAGCTGGGACGCAGCCGCAGCACGATGTCCTCGCGCTCGAAGAACGCCTTGAGGAAGGTTTCCAGCGTCCATTTCAGGTGGCCGAGCGTAATGCCCTTGTCGATCACCAGACCTTCGATCTGGTGGAACATCGGCGTGTGCGTGGCGTCGCTGTCGCTGCGATAGACGCGGCCGGGCGCGATGATGCGGATCGGTGGCGGCGTGCCGTTCATCATCGTGCGGATCTGCACCGGCGAAGTATGGGTGCGCAGCAACATCTTCTTCGCGCCTTCCTCGTCCGGGAAGTAGAAAGTGTCGTGCATCGCGCGCGCCGGGTGCGTCTCGGGAATGTTGAGCGCGGTGAAATTATGCCAGTCGTCCTCGATCTCCGGCCCGGTGGCGACGGAAAAGCCCAGGTCCGCGAAGATTTCCGCGAGTTCGTCCATTACCTGAGACACGGCATGGACCGATCCCTGTGCGCCAAGATCGGCGGGCAGGGTCATATCTACCTTCTCCGACGCCAGCTTGGCATCGAGCGCGACCTGCTCCAGCGCCGCCTTCCTGTCGGCCAGCGCCACCGTCACGCTCTCGCGCAAATCCTGGATCGGCGGCCCTTTGTCCATCCGCTCTTCCGGCGACATCGGCCCCAGCGTCTTCAATAGCCCGGTCACGACCCCGCTCTTGCCCAGCGCGCCGACCCGCAGCGCCTCTAGCGCGTCGAGCGTGTCGGCCGCGACGATGTCGGCGATCAGGCCGGCTTTCAGATTGGCAATTTCAGTCATAAATCTTCCAGAGCCAGTGGTGGCGGATGCATGTCCGCGCCTTAGCGGGGCATGGCGATCAAGGAAAGGGGCGGGCCAGGAAAGGGTTAGGCCCTTGCCCCCAGCAACGCGCCGCCAAAACCGATGAACAACAGTCCGGTGCCACGGTTGAACAGTTTCTGCCGATTGGCGGGCTGCAACCAACGGGCCAGGCTGAGGCCGCCCAGCGCATAAACGGCATACCAGAAGCTTTCGATCACAACGAAACTGGCGATCAGGATTGCCAGTTGCAACCAGAAGGGCCGGTGCAGGTCGATGAACTGGGGGAAAAGCGCCGCTGCGAAGATGATCAGCTTGGGATTGGACAGTCCCGTCAGCATGCCCGTGCCATATAAGGCACGCAGCGACCGCGCCCGGGTCGCGCCCATCGCGCCAATATCGTCCACCGGCGCGCGCCACGCCTTGACCCCCAGCCACAGCAGATAGGCCACGCCCGCATAGCGCAATATGGCAAACAGCCCCGGCGACGCCTTGAGCAGCGCGCCAAGCCCCAGCGCCGAGGCCGTCAGGCACAGCAGCACCGCGCTCATCAGGCCCGCCATCGTCGCGGTCGCCTTGCGCGGGCCATGGGCAATGCTCTGCGTCATGACATGCAGCATGTTCGGTCCCGGCGTGGCCGAGATCAGGAAGACTGCCGTGACGTACAACCACCACAGATGCAGCGACATGGGATTAATCCCCTCAGATGTCCGGCCACCCCTCAATCCGTTCGGGCTGAGCCTGTCGAAGCCCCACCCTCGTACAAACGAACGGAGGCCGGAAAACAAAAAGGGCGCCGGAAGCATCTGCCCCGGCGCCCTTTTGACGATCTTGCGATCAGTCCGCTCAGGCTGCGGGCAGCGCAGCCTTCGCCTGGGCGATGATGGCGCTAAACGCCTCGCCTTCGTGCATCGCAATGTCGGCCAGGACCTTGCGGTCCAGTTCGACACCGGCCAGCTTCAGACCGTGCATGAACTGCGAATAGGTCAGGCCTTCGGCGCGGACACCCGCGTTGATGCGCTGGATCCACAGACCACGGAACGAACGCTTCTTAACCTTGCGGTCGCGATAGGCGTACTGGCCGGCCTTTTCGACGGCCTGGCGAGCGATACGGATCGTATTCTTGCGACGGCCATAATAGCCCTTCGCCTGATC
Encoded proteins:
- the pheS gene encoding phenylalanine--tRNA ligase subunit alpha encodes the protein MTEIANLKAGLIADIVAADTLDALEALRVGALGKSGVVTGLLKTLGPMSPEERMDKGPPIQDLRESVTVALADRKAALEQVALDAKLASEKVDMTLPADLGAQGSVHAVSQVMDELAEIFADLGFSVATGPEIEDDWHNFTALNIPETHPARAMHDTFYFPDEEGAKKMLLRTHTSPVQIRTMMNGTPPPIRIIAPGRVYRSDSDATHTPMFHQIEGLVIDKGITLGHLKWTLETFLKAFFEREDIVLRLRPSYFPFTEPSVEVDVGYTLTNGQRVIGGDGDAAGGGWLEVLGSGMVNRRVIEACGLDPDEWQGFAFGTGVDRLAMLKYGMNDLRAFFDGDLRWLKHYGFSALDVPTLSGGVGA
- a CDS encoding LysE family translocator, whose translation is MSLHLWWLYVTAVFLISATPGPNMLHVMTQSIAHGPRKATATMAGLMSAVLLCLTASALGLGALLKASPGLFAILRYAGVAYLLWLGVKAWRAPVDDIGAMGATRARSLRALYGTGMLTGLSNPKLIIFAAALFPQFIDLHRPFWLQLAILIASFVVIESFWYAVYALGGLSLARWLQPANRQKLFNRGTGLLFIGFGGALLGARA
- the rplT gene encoding 50S ribosomal protein L20 translates to MARVKRGVTTKAKHKRILDQAKGYYGRRKNTIRIARQAVEKAGQYAYRDRKVKKRSFRGLWIQRINAGVRAEGLTYSQFMHGLKLAGVELDRKVLADIAMHEGEAFSAIIAQAKAALPAA